AAGAAAGTGTTGATTGTAGACGACCAGAACGGTATTCGTGTACTACTTATGGAAGTGTTCAGCAATGAGGGTTACGATACCTACCAAGCTTCCAATGGTAAGCTGGCTTTAGAAATTGTGAGAAACTCATCGCCTGACCTTGTTTTATTGGATATGAAAATTCCCGGCATGGACGGACTCGATATCCTTAAGCATGTTAAAGCCATCGATCCATCTATTAAAGTCATCATGATGACAGCTTACGGAGAATTAGATATGATTAAAGAGGCGACGGACCTTGGTGCGATCATGCACTTCACGAAGCCTTTTGATATTGATGAACTTAGAATGGCGGTTAATAAACAGCTGAATAACGAATCAAGCAGCGGTTTTGCAGTGGGATCCTAATTATTAGGGTCTTTTTTTATGGCTCCATGCCGTCATTTACCTCTTTATAAATTCTTCAAAATAGAAATGGGACTTGTTTATCATTTGTCCACTTCTGTGCTATAATATGTCAGTATGACAAAGAGCGGTATACACACGCATCTACTACCAAAGGTTCTAGGAGGAAGAGAAACATGGCATTGGTTTCAATGAACGAATTTTTACCTAAAGCAAAAGCAAACAAATACGCGGTGGGTCAGTTCAACATGAACAACCTTGAGTTCGCGCAAGCGATCGTAGAAGCTGCGATCGAATTGAAATCCCCATTCATTTACGGTGTCAGCGAAGGCGCACTGAAATACATGGGTATTGAATTTACTGTAGCTATCGCAGAAGCTGCAGCTAAAAAATCCGGTCTGCCAATCGCTTTGCACTTGGATCACGGCAGCTCCTTTGAAGTAGCGATGAAATGTATCCGTGCAGGATTCAGCTCCGTTATGTTCGACGGTTCCCACTATTCCTTCGAGGAAAACATCCGTTTGACTAAAGAAGTTGTCAAAGCGGCTCGCGCTATGGGCGTATCCGTAGAAGGTGAACTTGGAACAATCGGCGGCGTTGAGGATGATATCAGCGTTGACGCGGAGAATGCGAACCTGGCTAAGCCTGAAGAAGCAATCCGTTTCTATGAAGAAACAGGCGTTGACTGCTTGGCTATCGCAGTAGGTACTGCACACGGTATGTACGCTGGTGAGCCTAACATTCACTTCGACATCATCGAGCAAGTATCCAAAG
This genomic window from Paenibacillus hexagrammi contains:
- a CDS encoding response regulator; translation: MKKKVLIVDDQNGIRVLLMEVFSNEGYDTYQASNGKLALEIVRNSSPDLVLLDMKIPGMDGLDILKHVKAIDPSIKVIMMTAYGELDMIKEATDLGAIMHFTKPFDIDELRMAVNKQLNNESSSGFAVGS
- the fba gene encoding class II fructose-1,6-bisphosphate aldolase, which encodes MALVSMNEFLPKAKANKYAVGQFNMNNLEFAQAIVEAAIELKSPFIYGVSEGALKYMGIEFTVAIAEAAAKKSGLPIALHLDHGSSFEVAMKCIRAGFSSVMFDGSHYSFEENIRLTKEVVKAARAMGVSVEGELGTIGGVEDDISVDAENANLAKPEEAIRFYEETGVDCLAIAVGTAHGMYAGEPNIHFDIIEQVSKAIPVPVVLHGGSGVPDEMIRKSIAAGVGKINVNTENQVACTESIREVLNKDAKVYDPRKYLTPARKAMIDVVKSKIELFGSSNQA